From Rhodanobacteraceae bacterium, the proteins below share one genomic window:
- a CDS encoding dTDP-4-dehydrorhamnose reductase: protein MRVLVTGANGQVGHELLRALAKSHPPQSPFAGEGGRQANPLPQEGGSKSPPSLAEGVARSAGGCASFEIIPAIRSGKLEDGTACEAIDLADLDGLTEALDRVAPDIIVNAAAYTAVDRAEDEPELAQRINGDAPGLLGTWAKRHRARVVHYSTDYVFDGSATRPYRETDAPNPVSAYGRSKLAGEIALRDSGAQHLILRTAWVYAARGHNFLRTMLRLGAERDELRVVDDQIGAPTPARLIAEVSAQIIAQWNTPASAGRGGATADARAAPTPSGGGMPVRNGIYNLVSSGQTSWCGFARAIFERAQQAGLIERAPVVHAIKTADYPTKAKRPAFSVLDTTRLREAFGATLPDWRTALEEVIGELAGR from the coding sequence ATGCGAGTCCTCGTCACCGGTGCGAACGGACAGGTGGGGCATGAATTGCTGCGTGCGTTGGCGAAAAGCCATCCCCCCCAATCCCCCTTCGCAGGCGAAGGGGGAAGGCAAGCCAACCCCCTTCCGCAGGAAGGGGGAAGCAAATCACCCCCTTCGCTTGCGGAGGGGGTCGCGCGCAGCGCGGGGGGATGTGCGTCCTTCGAAATCATTCCCGCCATCCGCAGCGGCAAGCTGGAAGACGGGACAGCTTGCGAGGCCATCGACCTCGCGGACTTGGACGGCTTGACCGAAGCGCTGGATCGCGTCGCACCGGACATCATCGTCAACGCCGCCGCCTACACCGCCGTCGATCGCGCCGAGGACGAACCCGAACTCGCGCAACGCATCAACGGCGACGCACCCGGCCTGCTGGGCACGTGGGCGAAGCGGCACCGCGCGCGTGTGGTGCATTACTCCACCGACTACGTGTTCGACGGCAGTGCGACACGGCCGTATCGCGAGACCGACGCGCCCAACCCCGTCAGCGCTTACGGCCGATCCAAGCTGGCCGGCGAGATCGCGTTGCGCGACAGCGGCGCGCAGCACCTGATCCTGCGCACGGCGTGGGTGTACGCGGCGCGCGGACACAATTTCCTGCGCACCATGTTGCGCCTTGGCGCGGAACGCGACGAACTGCGCGTGGTCGACGACCAGATCGGCGCGCCGACGCCGGCGCGGCTGATCGCGGAGGTCAGCGCACAAATCATCGCGCAATGGAACACACCCGCATCCGCAGGCAGGGGCGGAGCGACAGCGGACGCGCGCGCAGCGCCAACGCCAAGCGGCGGGGGGATGCCAGTACGCAACGGCATCTACAACCTGGTGTCCAGCGGACAAACCAGCTGGTGCGGCTTCGCGCGCGCGATTTTCGAACGCGCGCAACAAGCCGGGCTGATCGAGCGCGCCCCGGTGGTGCACGCCATCAAGACCGCCGACTACCCGACCAAGGCCAAGCGCCCGGCGTTCTCGGTGCTCGACACGACCAGGTTGCGCGAAGCATTCGGCGCCACGCTGCCGGATTGGCGGACGGCGCTCGAGGAGGTCATCGGCGAGTTGGCGGGGAGATAA
- a CDS encoding dTDP-4-dehydrorhamnose 3,5-epimerase, whose protein sequence is MSTHHRLKRIDTNLPGVCVIEPVVHGDARGYFFESFHAAKYARLGIDVCFVQSNVSRSARGVLRGLHYQWPNPQGKLVSVLEGEVYDVAVDIRRGSPTFGQWEAAMLTASNHRQLWIPEGFAHGFCVVSEAATFMYQCTALYDAAADAGVRWNDAAIGIDWPVAEPVLSAKDEKAPFLAEVPADKLPPFVG, encoded by the coding sequence ATGAGCACCCACCACCGCCTCAAGCGCATCGACACCAACCTGCCCGGCGTGTGCGTCATCGAACCCGTGGTGCACGGCGACGCGCGCGGTTATTTCTTCGAAAGTTTCCACGCCGCGAAATACGCACGGCTCGGCATCGACGTGTGCTTCGTGCAGTCCAACGTTTCGCGTTCGGCGCGCGGCGTGTTGCGCGGCCTGCACTACCAGTGGCCGAATCCGCAGGGCAAGCTGGTGTCGGTGCTGGAAGGCGAGGTGTACGACGTGGCGGTGGACATCCGCCGCGGTTCGCCCACCTTCGGCCAATGGGAAGCGGCGATGTTGACGGCAAGCAACCATCGGCAGTTGTGGATTCCGGAAGGCTTCGCGCATGGCTTCTGCGTGGTCAGCGAAGCAGCCACTTTCATGTATCAGTGCACCGCGCTGTATGACGCGGCGGCCGACGCCGGCGTGCGCTGGAACGACGCCGCGATCGGCATCGACTGGCCGGTGGCCGAGCCGGTGCTTTCGGCGAAGGACGAGAAGGCGCCGTTCCTCGCCGAGGTCCCTGCCGACAAGCTGCCGCCGTTCGTGGGCTGA
- a CDS encoding Glucose-1-phosphate thymidylyltransferase: protein MTTKKGIILAGGSGTRLYPVTKAISKQLLPVYDKPMIYYPLSVLMLAGIREVLVINTPHEQPLFKHLLGDGSQWGIEISYAVQPSPDGLAQAFLIGREFVAGDPCALVLGDNIFFGHGFTELLKRASTREHGATVFGYLVRDPERYGVAEFDASGRVVGLEEKPAKPKSSYAVTGLYFYDGRVCDFAAQLKPSARGELEITDLNRCYLDDGSLMLEQLGRGYAWLDTGTHESMMDAANYIATVENRQGLKVCCPEEIAYQQRWIDAARVRELAAPLAKTGYGQYLLRLLDP, encoded by the coding sequence GTGACGACAAAAAAAGGCATCATCCTCGCCGGCGGTTCCGGCACGCGGCTGTATCCCGTCACGAAGGCAATCAGCAAGCAGCTGTTGCCGGTGTACGACAAGCCGATGATCTATTACCCGCTGTCGGTGCTGATGCTGGCCGGCATCCGCGAGGTGCTGGTGATCAACACGCCGCATGAGCAGCCGCTGTTCAAGCATCTCTTGGGCGACGGCTCGCAGTGGGGCATCGAGATCAGCTACGCGGTGCAGCCATCGCCGGATGGCCTGGCGCAGGCGTTCTTGATCGGGCGCGAATTCGTCGCCGGCGATCCGTGCGCGCTGGTGCTGGGCGACAACATTTTCTTCGGGCATGGTTTTACCGAACTGCTGAAGCGCGCCTCGACGCGCGAGCACGGCGCCACGGTGTTCGGTTACCTGGTGCGCGACCCGGAACGCTACGGCGTGGCCGAATTCGACGCGTCGGGCCGCGTGGTGGGGCTGGAGGAAAAACCGGCGAAGCCGAAATCCAGCTACGCGGTGACGGGCCTGTATTTCTACGATGGGCGCGTGTGCGATTTCGCGGCGCAACTGAAACCGTCCGCGCGCGGCGAGCTGGAAATCACCGACTTGAACCGCTGCTATCTCGATGACGGCTCCTTGATGCTGGAGCAACTCGGCCGCGGCTATGCATGGCTCGACACCGGCACCCACGAATCGATGATGGACGCGGCGAACTACATCGCCACGGTCGAAAACCGGCAGGGCCTGAAGGTGTGCTGTCCCGAAGAAATCGCCTACCAGCAGCGCTGGATCGATGCAGCGCGCGTGCGCGAACTCGCCGCGCCGCTGGCCAAGACTGGCTACGGACAATATTTGTTGAGGCTGCTGGATCCATGA
- a CDS encoding dTDP-glucose 4,6-dehydratase, whose product MTTLLVTGGAGFIGGNFVLQAVADGLTVVNLDKLTYAGNVDTLKPLERNPRHVFVQGDIGDRALVAKLLAEHRPDAVVNFAAESHVDRSIDGPAAFIETNVVGTLALLESVRDYWKALAGSAKDAFRFLHVSTDEVYGSLGATGKFTETTPYAPNSPYSASKAASDHLVRAFHHTYGLPVLTTNCSNNYGPYQFPEKLIPLIIARALAGEKLPVYGDGKNVRDWLYVLDHCRAIRRVLEAGRVGETYNVGGDSERENIHVVKTICALLDAKHPLSGGRKRETLIEFVTDRPGHDRRYAIDSSKLQRELGWRPSVDFETGIARTVDWYLDNQPWVQRVLDGSYRMERLGQG is encoded by the coding sequence ATGACAACGCTCCTGGTCACCGGCGGCGCCGGCTTCATCGGCGGCAACTTCGTGCTGCAGGCGGTGGCCGACGGATTGACGGTGGTCAACCTCGACAAGCTGACCTACGCCGGCAACGTCGACACCCTGAAGCCGCTGGAACGCAACCCGCGCCACGTGTTCGTGCAGGGCGACATCGGCGATCGCGCGCTCGTCGCGAAGTTGCTGGCGGAACATCGGCCGGATGCGGTGGTGAACTTTGCCGCGGAATCGCACGTCGACCGTTCCATCGATGGCCCGGCCGCTTTCATCGAAACCAACGTGGTCGGCACCTTGGCGCTGCTGGAAAGCGTGCGCGATTACTGGAAGGCGCTGGCAGGTTCCGCGAAAGACGCGTTCCGTTTCCTGCACGTCTCCACCGACGAGGTGTACGGCTCGCTCGGCGCGACCGGCAAGTTCACCGAGACCACGCCGTACGCACCGAACTCGCCGTACTCGGCGTCCAAGGCGGCCAGCGATCATCTGGTGCGCGCGTTCCACCACACGTACGGCTTGCCGGTGCTGACGACGAACTGCTCGAACAATTACGGTCCGTACCAGTTTCCCGAGAAGTTGATTCCGCTGATCATCGCGCGCGCGCTGGCTGGCGAAAAATTGCCCGTTTATGGCGATGGCAAGAACGTCCGTGACTGGCTGTACGTGCTGGACCACTGCCGTGCGATCCGCCGCGTGCTGGAAGCGGGCAGGGTGGGCGAAACCTACAATGTCGGCGGCGATTCCGAGCGCGAGAACATCCACGTGGTGAAAACCATCTGCGCGCTGCTGGATGCAAAACACCCGTTATCCGGCGGCCGCAAGCGCGAAACGCTGATCGAATTCGTCACCGACCGCCCCGGCCACGACCGCCGCTACGCCATCGACTCGTCCAAGCTGCAACGCGAGCTCGGCTGGAGACCGTCCGTCGATTTCGAAACCGGCATCGCCCGCACCGTGGACTGGTACCTCGATAACCAGCCATGGGTGCAGCGCGTGCTGGATGGCAGCTATCGGATGGAAAGGTTGGGGCAGGGGTGA
- a CDS encoding DUF86 domain-containing protein — MDKLILAEKLEALRHCVQRVVARRPDSVEALQGDVDSQDILALNLTRAVQICVDAAGIVVADSDQPAPQTMGQAFDALARMGVIDDALARRMRAAVGFRNIAVHNYQAVDWNIVFAISHGGLADFKAFAQALSALL, encoded by the coding sequence ATGGACAAACTGATCCTCGCCGAGAAACTGGAAGCCCTGCGCCATTGTGTGCAACGGGTTGTCGCCCGCCGGCCGGATTCCGTGGAAGCTCTGCAGGGTGACGTGGACAGCCAGGACATCCTCGCCCTGAATCTGACCCGTGCCGTGCAGATTTGCGTGGATGCGGCGGGCATCGTGGTGGCGGATTCCGACCAGCCGGCGCCACAGACCATGGGGCAGGCATTCGATGCGCTGGCACGCATGGGTGTGATCGATGACGCCTTGGCGCGGCGGATGCGCGCAGCGGTTGGCTTTCGCAACATCGCCGTGCACAACTACCAAGCCGTGGACTGGAACATCGTGTTTGCCATCAGCCACGGTGGGTTGGCTGACTTCAAGGCATTTGCGCAGGCGTTGTCCGCCCTGTTGTAG
- a CDS encoding O-antigen acetylase, whose protein sequence is MGISGSGDYRLGYRGDVEGLRAVAILLVVACHARVTWLGGGFVGVDVFYVLSGYLITGLLVQEIRTTGTLRFANFYARRLRRLLPALLLMLGVVCVLGRLLLAADGQGQQALAATSAALWLSNFHFAFANMDYFAPGAETNLFLHTWSLGVEEQFYLVWPLLVVLTMGAWTGARRQPAPKYLIHVFAGVFMLALALSLYWTWHAPRLAFYMMPSRAWQFALGALVFLAVGTPNYQSGLRKPGAAWSLLAGWAGLLMIVAAALVIDGSVPYPGYWALLPTLGTALVLAAGMGRAGWWEASGWLSARPMQAVGRVSYSWYLWHWPVLLLGSELIDARNGWNRLLLVLLSLLIAALSYRFFETPIRHNRKLLAKPRMAVFVGLAIMVLAGSLALRWYGAAQARMKEPEQLRFVAAHFDAPVIYRMDCDDWYHSARVRFCSFGDPHARHTAVAMGDSVALQWFPAYARIFDKPGWRLLVITKSSCPMVDVPIFYPRIGREYTECSQWRADALREVAGLKPDVVIMGSTFTYDYTQSQWINGTKRVLDELAPAAVEVYVMRSSPTLPFDGPACVAPRSRLYAAIKGRSRCTAPAHSALGDSVFDWLRTASAGFRNVHVIDMTDAICPGATCRAEIRGEVVFRDDQHMTATFAASLAPELARTLGLPLPAGNGEQAPVDGQTP, encoded by the coding sequence GTGGGAATCAGTGGATCGGGCGATTACCGTCTCGGCTATCGCGGTGATGTCGAAGGTCTGCGCGCCGTGGCCATCCTGCTGGTGGTGGCGTGCCACGCCAGAGTGACGTGGCTCGGGGGCGGATTCGTTGGCGTCGACGTGTTCTACGTGTTGTCCGGGTATCTCATCACCGGTTTGCTGGTGCAGGAAATCCGCACCACCGGCACGTTGCGATTCGCCAACTTCTACGCACGCAGGTTGCGCCGGCTGCTTCCCGCGCTGTTGCTGATGCTGGGCGTCGTATGTGTGCTCGGCCGGTTGCTGCTTGCGGCCGACGGGCAAGGGCAGCAGGCGCTCGCGGCAACCAGCGCGGCGCTGTGGCTCAGCAATTTCCATTTCGCGTTCGCGAACATGGATTACTTCGCGCCGGGCGCGGAAACCAACCTGTTCCTGCACACATGGTCACTGGGCGTCGAGGAACAGTTCTATCTGGTCTGGCCTTTGCTGGTCGTGTTGACGATGGGAGCCTGGACCGGTGCAAGGCGGCAGCCAGCCCCAAAGTATCTGATCCATGTATTCGCCGGCGTGTTCATGCTGGCCTTGGCATTGTCGCTCTACTGGACATGGCACGCGCCACGCTTGGCGTTTTACATGATGCCGTCGCGCGCGTGGCAATTCGCCCTCGGTGCACTCGTGTTTCTGGCCGTGGGCACTCCGAACTACCAATCGGGGCTGCGAAAACCCGGAGCGGCTTGGTCGTTGCTCGCCGGCTGGGCGGGATTGCTGATGATCGTCGCGGCCGCATTGGTGATCGATGGTTCCGTACCGTACCCGGGCTATTGGGCATTGTTGCCTACGCTGGGCACGGCGTTGGTGTTGGCGGCCGGAATGGGGCGGGCCGGATGGTGGGAAGCAAGCGGCTGGCTATCGGCACGGCCCATGCAGGCGGTGGGCCGGGTCTCGTATTCCTGGTACCTGTGGCATTGGCCCGTACTGCTGCTTGGCTCCGAACTGATTGACGCACGCAACGGATGGAATCGTTTGTTGCTGGTGCTGCTTTCGCTGCTGATCGCCGCGCTCTCGTACAGGTTCTTCGAAACGCCGATCCGGCACAATCGCAAACTGCTCGCGAAACCCCGCATGGCGGTATTCGTGGGGCTGGCAATCATGGTTCTCGCGGGCTCGCTCGCCTTGCGCTGGTACGGCGCCGCGCAGGCACGCATGAAAGAACCCGAACAATTGCGTTTCGTCGCGGCCCATTTCGATGCGCCGGTCATCTACCGCATGGATTGCGATGACTGGTATCACTCCGCACGCGTACGGTTTTGCTCGTTCGGCGATCCGCACGCGAGACACACGGCAGTCGCCATGGGTGACAGTGTTGCCCTGCAGTGGTTTCCCGCCTACGCACGGATATTCGACAAGCCCGGTTGGCGGTTGTTGGTGATCACCAAGTCATCTTGCCCGATGGTCGATGTGCCGATCTTCTATCCCCGCATCGGGCGCGAATACACAGAATGCAGCCAATGGCGCGCCGACGCGCTGCGCGAGGTAGCGGGCCTGAAGCCGGATGTCGTGATCATGGGATCGACGTTCACCTATGACTACACGCAGTCACAATGGATCAACGGCACCAAACGTGTGCTGGATGAGCTGGCGCCGGCTGCGGTCGAGGTATACGTGATGCGGTCTTCCCCGACGCTGCCGTTTGACGGGCCGGCGTGCGTGGCTCCTCGCAGCCGGCTGTACGCCGCGATCAAGGGACGATCGAGGTGCACGGCCCCAGCCCACTCGGCCCTTGGCGACAGCGTGTTCGATTGGCTGCGAACCGCTTCCGCCGGATTTCGAAACGTCCACGTCATCGACATGACTGACGCGATTTGTCCCGGCGCGACGTGCCGTGCCGAAATCCGGGGCGAAGTGGTATTCCGCGACGACCAGCACATGACCGCAACCTTCGCGGCTTCGCTGGCGCCCGAACTGGCGCGCACGCTGGGATTGCCATTGCCCGCCGGGAATGGCGAGCAAGCCCCCGTGGACGGGCAAACGCCCTAA
- a CDS encoding Aminotransferase, DegT/DnrJ/EryC1/StrS family, whose amino-acid sequence MSTPDSTLPFLIFGSPLIEQAEIDEVVACMESAWLGTGPRVAQFERDFAAYQGLQPTQVAAVNSATAALHVSMVAERLEPGSEVITTPMTFCASVNAIIHAGLTPVLADVDATTQNIDPVAIEAAITPRTRAILPVHFAGRPCEMDAIMEIARKHDLKVIEDCAHAIETTYHGRKAGTFGDFGCFSFYATKNVVTGEGGMITGRNEARIARAKVLALHGMSKDAWHRFGDAGYKHYQVVEAGFKYNMMDLQAAIGIHQLARVEKNWKRRETVWNRYMEAFADLPIGLPAPPAPDTKHAYHLFTIMVDEARCGISRDDFLNAMNARKIGTGVHYLSVPEHPFYQQRFGWKPEQWPNAMRLGRQTVSLPLSPKLTDADVERVIDAVRAVIG is encoded by the coding sequence ATGAGCACGCCCGACAGCACTCTCCCGTTCCTGATCTTCGGTTCACCACTCATCGAACAGGCCGAGATCGATGAAGTGGTTGCCTGCATGGAGTCGGCGTGGCTCGGAACCGGCCCGCGCGTGGCGCAATTCGAGCGCGACTTTGCCGCTTACCAAGGCTTGCAGCCCACGCAAGTCGCGGCGGTCAACTCCGCCACGGCAGCGCTGCACGTCAGCATGGTTGCGGAACGGCTGGAGCCCGGCAGCGAGGTCATCACCACGCCCATGACGTTCTGCGCGTCGGTCAATGCGATCATCCACGCGGGATTGACGCCGGTGCTTGCGGACGTCGACGCCACCACGCAGAACATCGACCCCGTGGCGATCGAAGCCGCCATCACGCCACGCACGCGGGCGATCCTGCCAGTGCATTTCGCTGGAAGACCCTGTGAAATGGATGCGATCATGGAGATCGCGCGCAAGCACGACCTCAAGGTGATCGAGGATTGCGCGCACGCCATCGAGACCACTTATCACGGGCGCAAGGCCGGCACATTCGGCGACTTCGGCTGCTTCAGCTTCTATGCCACCAAGAACGTCGTCACCGGCGAGGGCGGCATGATCACCGGCCGCAACGAGGCACGCATCGCGCGCGCCAAGGTGCTGGCGCTGCACGGCATGAGCAAGGACGCCTGGCACCGGTTCGGCGATGCGGGCTACAAGCATTACCAGGTGGTCGAGGCCGGCTTCAAGTACAACATGATGGATTTGCAGGCGGCAATCGGCATCCATCAACTCGCGCGCGTAGAGAAGAATTGGAAGCGTCGCGAAACCGTGTGGAACCGATACATGGAGGCTTTCGCGGATCTGCCGATCGGCCTGCCCGCGCCGCCGGCACCGGACACGAAGCACGCGTATCACCTGTTCACCATCATGGTGGACGAGGCACGCTGTGGCATCTCACGCGATGATTTCCTCAACGCGATGAACGCACGCAAGATCGGCACCGGCGTGCACTATCTTTCGGTGCCGGAACATCCGTTCTATCAGCAACGCTTCGGCTGGAAGCCGGAACAATGGCCGAACGCAATGCGCCTGGGGCGGCAGACGGTGAGCCTGCCGCTTTCGCCGAAGCTCACCGATGCAGACGTGGAACGCGTGATCGACGCCGTGCGCGCTGTCATTGGCTGA
- a CDS encoding Prevent host death protein, Phd antitoxin, with product MSEVVNVHEAKTHLSRLLDKAHAGEEIVLGKAGKPYARLVPLKPAATKRKPGRLKGKLGPTFFEPLPEEELRAWEGR from the coding sequence ATGAGCGAAGTCGTCAACGTCCATGAAGCCAAGACCCATCTGTCGCGTCTGCTCGACAAGGCCCATGCTGGCGAGGAAATCGTGCTGGGCAAGGCCGGCAAACCGTACGCACGGCTGGTACCGCTGAAGCCAGCGGCTACAAAACGCAAGCCGGGCCGGTTGAAAGGCAAGCTCGGCCCGACGTTTTTCGAACCGCTGCCCGAAGAAGAACTGCGTGCGTGGGAAGGCCGGTGA
- a CDS encoding VapC toxin protein has translation MIARSADAPRFLLDTNIVSDLVRHPQGSIAERIAAMGEQNVCTSIVVAAELRFGAARSGSRRLRTQADAILSLMRVLPLDAPVDVHYADIRKRLEHAGSPIGPNDMLIAAHARASGCVVVTANLREFRRVQGLKVENWLDSAVEH, from the coding sequence GTGATCGCGCGATCCGCGGACGCGCCGCGCTTCCTTCTGGACACCAACATCGTGTCCGACCTCGTGCGCCATCCGCAGGGCTCGATCGCGGAGCGCATCGCCGCGATGGGCGAACAAAACGTTTGCACCAGCATTGTTGTCGCTGCTGAATTGCGCTTCGGCGCCGCCAGGAGCGGATCCCGCAGATTGCGAACGCAAGCGGACGCCATACTGTCGCTGATGCGCGTTCTGCCGCTGGATGCGCCCGTTGATGTGCACTACGCCGATATCCGGAAAAGACTGGAACATGCCGGCAGCCCAATCGGACCCAATGACATGCTGATTGCGGCGCATGCACGTGCTTCCGGCTGTGTCGTGGTCACTGCAAATCTGCGCGAGTTCCGACGCGTGCAGGGTCTGAAGGTCGAGAATTGGCTGGACTCTGCAGTGGAACATTGA
- a CDS encoding Glycosyltransferase involved in cell wall biogenesis: MLSIILPAKNEAAALADLLPALRAAQPQAEIIVSDDGSTDGTAELCTSQGVKRVGTPYSMGNGAAIKRGARAASGDVLVFMDADGQHDPADIPRLLAKLDEGFDMVIGARGWGDQAGVGRGIANTFYNWLASKMTGHPVLDLTSGFRAARADKFREFIHLLPNGFSYPTTSTMAFFRSAYPVAYVPIRAAERVGRSHIKPLRDGVRFLLIIFKIATLYAPLKLFAPTAIAFFLLGWAYWTYTFLEFSRLSLISVALWSASVIVFLIGLISEQITSLTYRRDA; the protein is encoded by the coding sequence GTGCTCAGCATCATCCTGCCGGCCAAGAACGAAGCCGCCGCGCTCGCCGACCTGTTGCCGGCGTTGCGAGCGGCGCAACCGCAAGCCGAGATCATCGTTTCCGACGACGGTTCCACCGATGGTACCGCCGAGCTTTGCACCAGCCAGGGCGTCAAGCGTGTCGGCACGCCATATTCGATGGGCAACGGCGCCGCCATCAAGCGCGGAGCGCGCGCCGCGAGCGGCGACGTGCTGGTGTTCATGGATGCCGACGGCCAGCACGATCCCGCCGACATCCCGCGCCTGCTCGCGAAACTGGACGAAGGCTTCGACATGGTGATCGGCGCCCGCGGTTGGGGCGACCAAGCCGGCGTCGGCCGCGGCATCGCCAACACCTTCTACAACTGGCTGGCGTCCAAGATGACCGGCCATCCGGTCCTCGACCTCACTTCCGGTTTCCGCGCCGCGCGCGCCGACAAGTTCCGCGAGTTCATCCACCTGCTGCCCAACGGCTTCAGCTATCCGACCACGTCCACCATGGCGTTCTTCCGCAGCGCCTACCCGGTCGCGTACGTACCGATCCGCGCCGCCGAGCGTGTCGGCAGGAGCCACATCAAGCCGCTGCGCGACGGCGTGCGCTTCCTGCTGATCATTTTCAAGATCGCCACGCTGTACGCGCCGCTGAAGCTGTTTGCGCCCACTGCGATTGCATTTTTCCTGCTGGGTTGGGCCTACTGGACCTACACGTTCCTGGAATTCAGCCGGCTCAGCCTCATCAGCGTCGCGCTGTGGAGCGCCTCCGTCATCGTTTTCCTGATCGGCCTCATTTCCGAGCAGATCACGTCGCTCACCTATCGCCGTGATGCATAG
- a CDS encoding Type IV fimbrial assembly, ATPase PilB, translating to MATQMNPAPSMPGLTGIPRRLALEGVLTEADARQAVEEAAKQKASVTTYLVENGMVDGLRMAQALSAEFGVPMLDISAVDVTQLPMGELSEELIEKHTALPLLKRGNRLFVGVKDPANPRSLEEIKFHTNCALEPILIEAEQLKRAIEQAQNAQSISLGGDDDGDEGLEGLSIGEDDDGSADNAIVDGNSTDDAPVVKYVNKILLDAIKRGASDIHFEPYETKYRVRLRMDGVLRAVSSPPLKLAPRIASRLKVMSRLDIAERRVPQDGRMKLNLSKTKSFDFRVSTLPTLGGEKIVLRILDAAAAKLGIEKLGYEDDQKELFLEAINKPYGMVLVTGPTGSGKTVSLYTALNILNTVGRNISTVEDPVEIRVEGINQVQQNEKRGMTFSAALRSFLRQDPDVIMVGEIRDLETAEIAVKAAQTGHMVLSTLHTNDASQTITRLMNMGIAPYNLTSSVSLVIAQRLARRLHDCKKPIELPKAALLAEGFTEEEIDKGFTLYDAVGCSGCNEGYKGRVGIYEVMPMTEEIQKAILEGGNAMQIAEAARRAGVRNLRQSALMKVKQGVTSLAEIDRVTKD from the coding sequence ATGGCAACACAGATGAACCCGGCACCCAGCATGCCCGGCCTGACCGGCATTCCCCGCCGTCTGGCGCTGGAAGGCGTGCTGACGGAAGCCGACGCACGCCAGGCCGTCGAGGAAGCCGCCAAGCAAAAGGCATCGGTCACGACGTACCTTGTCGAGAACGGCATGGTGGATGGCCTGCGCATGGCGCAGGCGCTGTCGGCGGAATTCGGCGTGCCCATGCTGGACATCTCGGCGGTGGACGTCACCCAGTTGCCGATGGGCGAGTTGTCCGAGGAGTTGATCGAGAAGCACACCGCCCTGCCCCTGCTGAAGCGCGGCAACCGGCTGTTCGTGGGCGTGAAGGATCCCGCCAACCCACGTTCGCTTGAAGAGATCAAGTTCCACACCAACTGCGCGCTGGAACCGATCCTGATCGAAGCCGAGCAGCTGAAGCGCGCGATCGAGCAGGCGCAGAACGCGCAGAGCATCAGCCTCGGCGGCGACGACGACGGCGACGAAGGGCTGGAAGGACTCAGCATCGGCGAAGACGACGATGGCTCCGCCGACAATGCGATCGTGGATGGCAATTCCACCGACGATGCGCCGGTGGTGAAGTACGTCAACAAGATCCTGCTGGACGCCATCAAGCGCGGCGCCTCGGACATCCATTTCGAACCCTACGAAACCAAGTACCGCGTGCGCCTGCGCATGGACGGCGTGCTGCGCGCGGTGTCGTCGCCGCCGCTGAAGTTGGCGCCGCGCATCGCTTCGCGCCTGAAGGTGATGTCGCGGCTGGACATCGCCGAACGCCGCGTGCCGCAGGACGGGCGCATGAAGTTGAACCTGTCCAAGACCAAGTCGTTCGACTTCCGCGTTTCCACGCTGCCGACGCTGGGCGGCGAAAAGATCGTGCTGCGCATCCTCGACGCCGCGGCGGCGAAACTCGGCATCGAGAAACTGGGCTACGAGGACGACCAGAAGGAACTGTTCCTCGAAGCCATCAACAAGCCTTACGGCATGGTGCTGGTGACTGGTCCGACCGGATCGGGCAAGACCGTGTCGTTGTACACGGCGCTGAATATCCTCAACACCGTCGGCCGCAACATCTCGACGGTGGAAGACCCGGTCGAAATCCGGGTCGAAGGCATCAACCAGGTCCAGCAGAACGAAAAGCGCGGCATGACGTTCTCGGCGGCGCTGCGATCGTTCCTGCGCCAGGACCCGGACGTGATCATGGTGGGCGAAATCCGCGACCTCGAAACCGCGGAGATCGCGGTGAAGGCCGCGCAGACCGGCCACATGGTGCTGTCCACGCTGCACACCAACGACGCGTCGCAAACCATCACGCGCCTGATGAACATGGGCATTGCGCCCTACAACCTCACTTCGTCGGTGTCGCTGGTGATCGCGCAGCGCCTGGCGCGGCGCCTGCACGATTGCAAGAAGCCCATCGAACTGCCCAAGGCGGCGCTGCTGGCCGAAGGGTTCACCGAAGAAGAAATCGACAAGGGCTTTACCCTGTACGATGCGGTCGGCTGCTCCGGCTGCAACGAAGGCTACAAGGGTCGCGTCGGCATCTACGAAGTGATGCCGATGACGGAAGAAATCCAGAAGGCCATCCTGGAAGGCGGCAATGCCATGCAGATCGCCGAAGCGGCGCGCCGCGCCGGCGTGCGCAACCTGCGGCAATCGGCGCTGATGAAGGTGAAGCAAGGCGTCACCAGCCTTGCGGAGATCGATCGCGTCACCAAGGATTGA